The genomic region ATTTTGAATCTTCAATTTATACATGTTATAGATTTTGTCAAGTATGCTTCGTACAAAATAAAGGGGTATGCCCTCACAAAATCCTTTTCACCAACCAGGAATCAAAAATAGACTAGTAAAAAGACCTTGTACACCTGCCATACTTGACCAAAAGAGAAGACAACCCACCTAACCTCACCACCTGCACAGAGTCCTAAGgctaaaagaaattaaaagccGTTCCCCTGTAAGACCAAAAATCCTACTCGTCAATAATTACCTGCAGTCAAAAAATGCAGCTAAAGAGATAAAATGAAATCACCCCTATAAATTGATCATCTGCTGCTACTTCTGAAGAAAGAAGAGGGACAGTGAACCAACTCTCCTCAGGCAGGACTGTTACAACTAGAAGCCTTCTCCCAAACGGTGAGCAGATTTTCAACCCTTCTTATCCCTTTGTAAGAACTCTTTACCCTTTGTATTGTCTAGTTTTGCttatcttttaaataaaactCTATTACAAGCTGTGTGTACTTTCAGAAATTGTTGCAAAGGCTTCAAaagaattttctttcaatCTTCAGTGGTTTATatagattttattattaattgacAGAATCTGCCAAAGGTACCAGTCTcagtatttattttttcatttgtcTAATATATAGTACTAGTTTGGTTTTATAGCTTTGACATAATTGCCAAAACAAATTGATAAGAAGTGAAAACTGAATTGATAACTTCAGTCAATGCTAAGGTATTTGCAATAGGAAAGTATAGTGATTTGATAAACCTAAGAAGTGTCCTTGGATAAGATGACACGTGAACTTAAGTTACTGATAAGGTTTGAATCTCATCGTCGTGTCAAAATAAACTTCGTTACAAAGTATATAAATTgcaatttatgaaaataagcttgattaaaattaataataaatctaattaatcataaacaacttaagatttaaatttttgaaccGTGGGATTTTAATTTGAACTAAACCAACTGCAATTGCTTATTgctatttcctttttttgtgCCAATAGCATATTGATTATGACACTGAACTATTGAAAGTTAGTTATAGCTTAAAGAAACGTTGGAAGGGAAGACGGGTAGTTTATCGACAAGAAAAGGAGAAGTCAACTTCCTTTAAACGTACGGTAAGGGCCCACAGTACTCTAAAATAACGACCACTAGTTCTCGTTATGTTGCAGCCGGGACTAGTCTGCAAAAGCCGCCCTCACCGAAGCGTTTACCATTCTTGTTGATAACGTCTTTGAAATAAAGTTGAAGCCAAAGAAAAATTGCCCTTTCCCCGATCTCTGTTCAATACAACTGGATCAATGGATTGCGTTTACAAGAACCCTAATGCTCCCATAGAGGATCGAGTCAAAGACCTTCTTTCTCGAATGACTCTACAAGAAAAGATTGGCCAAATGACCCAAATCGAGCGACGTGTCGCCGATCCCTCTGCTCTCAAAGATTTTTCCATCGGTACCCTTTCTTTTAGGCACTTTCTCGAGTAGCTTGTTGACAATTATGTACTTTGGAAAACGATAATTGGccactttttcattttttggcAGGGAGTATACTTAGTGCCGGAGGAAGTGGGCCATTTGAGAACGCACTGTCATCTGATTGGGCTGATATGGTGGACAGGTTCCAGCAGGCAGCACTTGAGTCGCGGCTTGGGATACCGCTTATATATGGGATTGATGCAGTCCATGGTAACAATAGTGTCTATGGTGCCACTATATTTCCTCACAACGTTGGCCTTGGAGCCACTAGGTTTGTTTTCACCTTTGAACCCCCTCTCCCCCTAGTTTTGGTAGTAATTTCCAATGTGTTTTGATCAATGGCAGTGCtgacaaataaaaagaaatgaagattGTGATATAATTTTCCCCCAAATCATTAAGTGcattagagagaaaaagaaaaaaaaaaaagtcttaaACAATTCAACTAGAAGAAACTAGGTATTCTTGTATTTACCCTTCTTTATTTCCTCCTTCATGTTTGTATGGTAGAAGATTCATGGGAAGATTATTTAATATATGGTAACAGTAACTctaattattcaaaatatatGATAGAGATGCTGATTTGGCTCAAAGAATTGGGACTGCAACCGCTCTTGAAGTTAGGGCAAGCGGCATTCAATATACCTTTGCACCGTGTGTTACCGTAAGTCATTGTAAACATAATTGGTCAAACGTGCTTCTATTTCTActgttattcaataattacCAATCAAAACAAGGAATGTGACTTCAGTAAGCCAGTAACGCACTTTATTAATGTACAGCTTGCACCTATTACACTAATATGCAATATCACATTAGTTTTTGAATCATAGTTCCGTGTGAATATCGGACATCTTatgttctaaattttttttatatatgccTTGTGTTATTTTTGTCTGAACATCAAGTTGAGTTTAAAATAGAGTCTGAGCAATTGTTTTAATGGATTATAACAGGTATGCAGAGATCCCAGATGGGGAAGGTGTTATGAGAGTTATAGTGAAGACACAAACAGTGTTAGAAAAATGACTTCAATTGTTACAGGTTTGCAGGGACAGCCACCGGTAGGACACCCGAAGGGCTACCCTTTTGTAGCTGGCAGGTAGATAGAAGCAATCGCTAAAGACACTTTTTTATTCACTTCTTCTTTGCGGTGTTTTATTTGTTGGCtttctttttgcatttttatGCCTATGCATTTTCGTCTTGGTACATTAAAATATCACAATTTTACATGCTAGTTTGGCAAAAGGAAGATTTACTGGTATCTGGCCAACATATACCTCCATAAAACAGGCCTTGTAAAATCCTTGTTGTATTTAACTTTTCAAGTTAGCAATCATTTGTCTGTCACATTGTGTAGCTTGTCTGCACATTTTGCAGTTCTTTGGCCATCTAacagcaaaagaaaatttcatgctgCTCACCTTCTAATCCTTCATATGTTATCTTAACCTATATTTGTATTGGATTTCTGTATTAACAGCCATATACCTTATTAGGTAGTTGTTGGAATATTCTCATTGATTTTGCTTGATTCCAGAAACAATGTTATTGCATGTGCTAAGCATTTTGTTGGAGATGGCGGTACTGAAAAGGGTATAAATGAGGGGAATACCATATTATCATATGATGATTTAGAGAGGATCCATATGGCACCATATCTGGACTGTATTTCTCAGGGGGTTTCCACCATTATGGCATCATTTTCCAGTTGGAATGGACGTAAACTTCATGCTGACCATTTCCTCTTGAcagaaattttaaaagataagCTAGGTTTTAAGGTAGGGAGCCCTATCCTAAATGCCCTATAGATTTATCCTGAAGTGCCTATTATAAGAAGGCGttcatttgaaaaatgtaaTTAGCATATGTAATTCCAGAGGAATGTTCTGTCCAGGGTTTTGTGATTTCTGATTGGGAAGCACTTGACCAACTTTGTGAACCTCAAGGCTCAAACAATCGTTACTGCATTTCTAGTGCTGTTAATGCTGGAATTGACATGGTATGCATTGTTTCCAAGAGTCTAGGATCAGGTTTATCTTTCTTTGATGCATATCTTCATTCCCTGACTGAGAAAATATGCAGGTAATGGTCCCTTTCAAATATAAACAATTTGTGGAGGATTTGGCATTTCTGGTAGAATCAGGGGAGGTACAGATGTCCAGGATAGACGATGCTGTTGAACGAATATTGAGAGTGAAGTTTGTCTCTGGTCTTTTCGAACATCCCTTCTCTGATAGATCTCTGCTAGATATAGTTGGCTGCAAGGTAAATCTTGAAGAGTTCAGCATCTGATGTATTCACCTCAATTATAGAGTCCTTCAGTGTCTCAACGAACTGAACTATTggaatatcataattgatcaaTTTCTAGCTTTTGAAGTATTTTCAGGTTATTTACCTctagttatttttagaaaatgcAGTGCCTTTTGATTGCCTAGTCcttatttatttgtatatgtccttgttgattttatactGGAGAATGAACAATTGGAAATTGAGTACCAACTCTAATTTTCCTGCAGCTACACAGGGAACTAGCACGTGAAGCAGTTCGGAAGTCCTTGGTTCTattgaaaaatggaaagaaccCAGAAAATCCTTTTCTTCCATTAGACAAGAATGCTAAAAGAATTCTTGTTGCTGGAACACATGCTGATGATCTTGGGTACCAGTGCGGAGGGTGGACAGGTACCTGGCATGGATGCAGTGGCAGAATTACAATTGGTAAGTAGTTATATGGCCCATATGTTTCTCTCATCCGAACCTTCCATTCTCCATTTCCTCATTTTTATCATCTCTAGTTTCTTTCTATTGTTTCTCTTCTGGTATGCTCTCTGACAgtaaattaatcaatcatttgTCATAACTGCAGCCATACCATCCTTCAACGAAATGCATGCATAGACTCCTGATACACAGTTTTCTGTATTTGcatatatttgataaaaggATTGCCTGACTTTACCATGCTTGCTTAGTATCTGCCAATAGACTATAACTTTGCTGCAACaagatatattttttgtattcCTGAGTTCATGTAGGCATCAGATTGATgggtttattaatttttaggcACAACCATCTTGGATGCCATTAGAGAAGCTGtaggagacaaaacagagGTGATCTATGATCAATATCCGTCACCAGACTCCTTAGCAGGGAAGAACTTCTCTTTTGCCATTGTAGTTGTTGGTGAACCACCTTACGCTGAAACCTTGGGTGACAACGCAGAGCTTGTAATCCCTTTCAATGGAAGTGACATAATAAGTTCAGTTGCTGACAAAATCCCCACATTGGCAATCCTCATATCTGGAAGACCTCTGGTTTTAGAGCCATGGCTTTTGGAAAAAGTGGATGCTCTAGTTGCTGCTTGGTTTCCTGGAAGTGAGGGAGGGGGAGTAACCGATGTAGTGTTTGGAGATTTCGAATTTGAGGGTCGGCTACCAATGACATGGTTTAGAAGTATCAACCAGCTGCCAATGAATGCTGGACATAATTCATATGACCCTTTGTTTCCCCTTGGCTTTGGATTGACATGCAATAAGGAGAAATCTGTAGAGTAAGTGGTTTCATGGCATGATTGAGGAAGAAATTTGCTTGCCCATTTAGTAAATAtctttgcttttggatttatTCTGTAATAATGCAAATGATGTGCTCAATCACATTGTCATTCCACCTGaatccttttttttgttcCAAAGTCATAATAACGTGAGTGGTGCTTAGACTTAGAGCCCCCTCCCTCCTTtatgctgatgatgatgatttatggtttcTTCTGAGTAAACTTAAATCAAGACACAAAATCACTGCCTCTTCTGGTCCCTAACCAAATCCCAGACTCCAAATAGTGCTAATTAtcattatctttattatatataaaaacacGAActccaaaaatataaataatgaaCGAGACCTAtatttttgacaatttattaaattaatttttttcttattttcaggatgttttttcctttttacttaTATGATCTCAAAATTTACTAACTAAACTTTAATTGGTTATAttatagtttttttattaaaattattttaggtaaaatttatttaatgttaatGTTTCTCAAAAGAATATgtactttattttttgtttacatacattttatatttttatgcttaaatgttaattaattgtgaattaatcaaatcattatctataaatttattatttttattattctaatTATGACTTTTACATGTTAAATCATTCACGTGCCACGTCCGTGTAAGCAAAAACTAATTATGGTATAAACAATCATGTCAAATGAAAGTATAAATAGCAATGTGAATAAACTTTCAATTCACgtacaaaattttcatttacttGAAATTCAGGACCAAATTGAAAAGTGATATAGTTCTGTTGCTATTTTTGTCATTAGATAGAAAAGCAGCCCCTCGACTCCCATTTTCCCATATATTTATAACCACCAGCATTTGTCGATTTCccgctttttctttttctttttttaattttatagcATGAATCAACAAACTCTCGTTGGCTGTTGCGTAAAGACGTTTTCCATCTTCCACAAttcaacaattttttaaagaataaatgcaatataaaatcaaatcaaaagaaaagaaacactTTCTTCTCATCTGCTTCACTTCCGCTTGGGTCTGCTTCTGCCTTGGAGTAGTCGGTGAAAGCGAGAGAGATGAGCAAATTGGAGGAGATGAGTTGCGTTTACAAGAACCCAAATGCGCCAATAGAGGATCGGATCAAAAACCTTGTTTCTGGGATGACCCTGCAAGAAAAGATTGGTCAAATGACTCAAATCGAGCTCTGTGTTGCTACTCCCTCCGATGTCAGAGACCTCTCCATCGGTACCATATCCTCCCTTTTCTTTTACTCAAAATGATCCCCGCACCAGTTGCTAGAAGTTTGTTAAAGTTTAAACAGACGTAAAAGGGTACTCTTGATTCCTGATCAGAAGAGATAGAGAAGCGATTCATTGTCAATTTCTGTTTAGTTCCTGACTCAAATGTCAACCTCAACAGATATGCTTATATGTTCTTTCCaggctttctctttttttgtttttttgtcaTGCAAATATTTGTGGACTATTTGCAGGGAGTATGATCAGTGGTGGAGGAAAACCACCTTTAGAGAAAGCAACGCCCTCCGATTGGGCA from Theobroma cacao cultivar B97-61/B2 chromosome 9, Criollo_cocoa_genome_V2, whole genome shotgun sequence harbors:
- the LOC18590539 gene encoding beta-glucosidase BoGH3B; amino-acid sequence: MDCVYKNPNAPIEDRVKDLLSRMTLQEKIGQMTQIERRVADPSALKDFSIGSILSAGGSGPFENALSSDWADMVDRFQQAALESRLGIPLIYGIDAVHGNNSVYGATIFPHNVGLGATRDADLAQRIGTATALEVRASGIQYTFAPCVTVCRDPRWGRCYESYSEDTNSVRKMTSIVTGLQGQPPVGHPKGYPFVAGRNNVIACAKHFVGDGGTEKGINEGNTILSYDDLERIHMAPYLDCISQGVSTIMASFSSWNGRKLHADHFLLTEILKDKLGFKGFVISDWEALDQLCEPQGSNNRYCISSAVNAGIDMVMVPFKYKQFVEDLAFLVESGEVQMSRIDDAVERILRVKFVSGLFEHPFSDRSLLDIVGCKLHRELAREAVRKSLVLLKNGKNPENPFLPLDKNAKRILVAGTHADDLGYQCGGWTGTWHGCSGRITIGTTILDAIREAVGDKTEVIYDQYPSPDSLAGKNFSFAIVVVGEPPYAETLGDNAELVIPFNGSDIISSVADKIPTLAILISGRPLVLEPWLLEKVDALVAAWFPGSEGGGVTDVVFGDFEFEGRLPMTWFRSINQLPMNAGHNSYDPLFPLGFGLTCNKEKSVE